The genome window AGACTCCGCTAGTTATTTGGTAAATGATAAAGGGAGAATCAGATTCTCTGCTACTAACTTTACTGATGCACTCGATTCATTTGTTGAAACCTACCAAGGGGACACTATTTTTGTTACTACTTATCAAATGGATGACTTAGAAAGTCAAGTCATTGTTCCAGCAGGAGAGTTTGAAACCTTGAATTACAAGGGTACCACTCTAGATTTTACTTTAGGAACTCAAAGTCCTGTCTATAACAATTGCTACTATGCTAAAAATGTAGGAAAAGTCCTTGAATCTTGTACTGCTCTAAACTTACCTATTCTACTTGAAAAAAGACTTATAAGGTATAAGGTGAAGACAGAGTAACAATGTGAATAAACACATTTTTAACTCTATAAAGTTTAATGAAAAATACCTCTCCAATTTAAATAAAAACTAGAGAGGTACTTTTTACTAAGCTTACCATGCTACTTCTTCGCCCATATGGATAAACTTACCACTAAAATCTGTTTCCTCAGATAGTGATAAACTTACAGATGTTTTAGCACCATCTACAACTTCCATTGGTGCACCTTCAGTACCCAAATCAGTCTTTACCCATCCTGGGTGAGCAGAATTAACTTTTATACTAGTTCCTTCAAGTGATGCTGCCAAATGAACTGTAAATGAGTTAAGAGCTGCTTTAGAGGCATTGTAAGCAAAAGGCTTTACTCCATAATATGGAGAACTTGTATCACTTTGTACGGTGTTTGAACCAAGAATACTTGACAAGTTAATGATTCGTCCCGCTTCACTCTTTTTCAACAAAGGTAATAACGCTTGTGTTAAACGAACTACACTAAAAAAGTTGACATCAAAAGTATGTTGTAAAGTTTCTGCCGAAATACTTTCTGAAGTATTGACACCTAAGGGCTCATCATTGTGCATAATTCCAGCATTGTTCACTAGAATATCCAACTTACCATACGCACTCTCAATGTATTGTTTGAGTGCTTCAATATCAGCATCATTTGTTGCTTCCAACTGAACCAATTCCACATCAAGTCCTTCTGCTTTTAACTTCTCAACAGCATGCTGTCCTCTTTCCTTATTTCTAGAGGCCATCAATACTTTGATTCCTTTTTCTCCCAATTGACGAGCTGTTTCAAAACCTAATCCTTTGTTTGCTCCTGTTACTAATGCGATTCTTTTCATTATGATTTGTTTTAAAGTTTATGAAGCAAATGTATGGGGCTTATGACTCTTAATGAAATTGTTTATTTTTACTCATGATATAAAAAAATTAATATCAATGATTAATCTAGAATGGTATAGAACCTTTAAAGCAGTATACAAACACCGCAATTACTCAAAGGCTGCAGATGAGTTATTTATGACACAACCCACTGTAAGTAATCAAATGAGTATGCTTGAAGCTGCTGTTGGGCATAAATTATTTACAAGAAAATCTAAAGGAGTCGTTCCTACGGAATATGCCAAGTTCCTCAATAATCTTATCATTGAGTCATTAGATGCTCTCGAAAAAGCCGAAGCGAGTTACAGTAAATCCGTCAAAAAAGAAGATAAGTTATACACTATTGGTATCAGCGAACATCTCTACAAGAGTTTTCTTTCCTCAAAACTAAATACGTTCAAACACCTTAGCATTCACTTTGAGCAAGACAATAAAAAATTATTTGGGCTTGTGAATGAGCAAGAAATTGATGCTGCAATCATTCGAGAAGACATTCAAACATTTGACACTATTTCTCACAAAATTTGTAGTTCATCATTAGTTATTATAGGACATCCAGACTTAGACACTACTGAATTAGATGAGTACATAAATCAAAATGATTTAAGGAAAATTCAGCATTGGCTAGAAAAGCAAACTTGGTTTTCTCATATGTCTACAAATCCATTTATTAAACTCTTTTGGCTTCATTGCTTTAATAAAAAAAGACCTAAAGTCTTTACAAACTACGTCATCCCCAACGAATATTTTATGCTACAAGAATTGACAAAGGTTCAAGGCGTTTGTATTACACTAGAGGAAAATGCAAAAGAGTTTATAAATAACAAATCACTGAAATTAATCTGGAAATCCGACAATTATCCGGTCAGAGATTACTACTTGGTGGCACACAAAAAACAAAGTGATCTTTTCGAAATGCTTAAAGATATTTTGATTGATTCAAAAGCTGAATAATAAGATTAAATTTACACGAAATCAATGGATAATTGAATGATTTTTAGTTAGATTTGAAATATAAATGATAGTCTACAAAGTTGAATCTATCATCAATAAACCAAACCATTCATTTTTTAATAAATAGTCTTATGATACTACTTTTTGGCGCACCCGGAGGTTTTGAACTTTTATTTT of Sediminitomix flava contains these proteins:
- a CDS encoding SDR family oxidoreductase, translating into MKRIALVTGANKGLGFETARQLGEKGIKVLMASRNKERGQHAVEKLKAEGLDVELVQLEATNDADIEALKQYIESAYGKLDILVNNAGIMHNDEPLGVNTSESISAETLQHTFDVNFFSVVRLTQALLPLLKKSEAGRIINLSSILGSNTVQSDTSSPYYGVKPFAYNASKAALNSFTVHLAASLEGTSIKVNSAHPGWVKTDLGTEGAPMEVVDGAKTSVSLSLSEETDFSGKFIHMGEEVAW
- a CDS encoding LysR family transcriptional regulator translates to MINLEWYRTFKAVYKHRNYSKAADELFMTQPTVSNQMSMLEAAVGHKLFTRKSKGVVPTEYAKFLNNLIIESLDALEKAEASYSKSVKKEDKLYTIGISEHLYKSFLSSKLNTFKHLSIHFEQDNKKLFGLVNEQEIDAAIIREDIQTFDTISHKICSSSLVIIGHPDLDTTELDEYINQNDLRKIQHWLEKQTWFSHMSTNPFIKLFWLHCFNKKRPKVFTNYVIPNEYFMLQELTKVQGVCITLEENAKEFINNKSLKLIWKSDNYPVRDYYLVAHKKQSDLFEMLKDILIDSKAE